In a single window of the Cervus elaphus chromosome 1, mCerEla1.1, whole genome shotgun sequence genome:
- the DGAT2 gene encoding diacylglycerol O-acyltransferase 2, producing the protein MKTLIAAYSGVLRGTGSSILSALQDLFSVTWLNRSKVEKQLQVISVLQWVLSFLVLGVACSVILVYTFCTDCWLIAVLYFTWLVFDWNTPKKGGRRSQWVRNWAVWRYFRDYFPIQLVKTHNLLTSRNYIFGYHPHGIMGLGAFCNFSTEATGVSKKFPGIRPYLATLAGNFRMPVLREYLMSGGICPVNRDTIDYLLSKNGSGNAIIIVVGGAAESLSSMPGKNAVTLRNRKGFVKLALRHGADLVPIYSFGENEVYKQVIFEEGSWGRWVQKKFQKYIGFAPCIFHGRGLFSSDTWGLVPYSKPITTVVGEPITIPKLEHPTQQDIDLYHAMYMEALVKLFDQHKTKFGLPETEVLEVN; encoded by the exons GCACTGGCTCCAGCATCCTCTCCGCCCTCCAGGACCTGTTTTCTGTCACTTGGCTCAATAGGTCCAAGGTAGAGAAGCAACTCCAAGTCATCTCGGTGCTACAATGGGTCCTGTCTTTCCTCGTGCTGG GAGTGGCCTGCAGCGTCATCCTCGTGTACACATTCTGCACCGATTGCTGGCTCATCGCGGTGCTCTACTTCACCTGGCTGGTGTTTGACTGGAACACACCCAAGAAAG GTGGCAGGAGGTCACAGTGGGTCCGAAACTGGGCTGTGTGGCGCTACTTTCGAGACTACTTTCCCATTCAG CTGGTGAAGACACATAACTTATTGACCAGCAGGAACTACATCTTTGGGTACCATCCCCATGGCATCATGGGCCTGGGTGCCTTCTGCAACTTCAGCACAGAGGCCACAGGAGTGAGCAAGAAGTTCCCTGGCATAAGGCCCTACCTGGCCACGCTGGCCGGCAACTTCCGGATGCCAGTGCTGCGGGAGTACCTGATGTCTGGAG GCATCTGCCCAGTGAACCGGGACACCATAGACTACTTGCTTTCAAAGAATGGGAGCGGCAATGCCATCATCATTGTGGTGGGGGGTGCGGCTGAGTCCCTGAGCTCCATGCCCGGCAAGAATGCGGTCACCCTGCGCAATCGCAAGGGCTTTGTGAAACTGGCCCTGCGCCATGG AGCTGACCTGGTTCCCATCTACTCCTTTGGGGAGAATGAGGTGTACAAGCAGGTGATCTTTGAGGAGGGCTCCTGGGGTCGATGGGTGCAGAAGAAGTTCCAGAAGTACATTGGCTTCGCCCCATGCATCTTCCATGGTCGAGGCCTCTTCTCCTCCGACACCTGGGGGCTGGTGCCCTACTCCAAGCCCATCACCACTGTCG TGGGTGAGCCCATTACCATCCCCAAGCTGGAGCACCCGACCCAGCAGGACATCGACCTGTACCACGCCATGTACATGGAAGCCCTGGTGAAGCTCTTCGACCAGCATAAGACCAAGTTTGGCCTCCCGGAGACCGAGGTCCTGGAGGTGAACTGA